The following coding sequences are from one Candidatus Auribacterota bacterium window:
- a CDS encoding OmpH family outer membrane protein gives MRYILPMLLLGVVISGCAPSPTDIAVIDIDAIFKNYKKSQSIYEGLEKERSSLETKGQEMLDEINKLVKESELLSEETRKERETRIKEKSVALEAYRRGATKDLAERTNSEYQKLMNDVRVAAEAVAQRRHIKIILDTSAVVYGAKGLEVTREVIDELNRRFDKATEKSEARAASPTSPTPR, from the coding sequence ATGCGCTACATTCTTCCCATGCTATTACTCGGGGTTGTTATATCCGGCTGTGCGCCCTCGCCGACCGACATTGCCGTCATCGACATTGACGCGATCTTTAAAAACTATAAGAAGTCGCAGTCCATTTACGAGGGACTTGAAAAGGAGAGGAGCAGCCTGGAAACCAAGGGGCAGGAAATGCTCGATGAGATCAACAAGCTCGTGAAGGAGTCAGAGCTCTTGAGCGAGGAGACGCGGAAGGAGCGGGAGACGCGCATCAAGGAAAAGAGCGTGGCGCTCGAAGCCTATCGCCGCGGCGCGACGAAGGACCTGGCGGAGCGGACGAACAGCGAGTACCAGAAGTTGATGAACGATGTGCGCGTGGCCGCTGAGGCCGTGGCGCAGAGGCGCCATATCAAGATCATCCTCGACACCTCGGCCGTCGTCTACGGCGCGAAGGGGTTGGAGGTAACCAGGGAGGTGATCGACGAGCTCAACAGGCGCTTCGATAAAGCGACCGAAAAAAGTGAAGCGCGCGCTGCCTCTCCCACAAGCCCAACACCTCGGTAA
- a CDS encoding winged helix-turn-helix domain-containing protein, translating into MLWVQIGQTAGMAYRVLEKKKEATTTELMRELKVPYDILQMALGWLAREDRIKFDRVGKSLKISLK; encoded by the coding sequence ATGCTCTGGGTGCAAATAGGCCAGACAGCGGGTATGGCGTACAGGGTGCTGGAGAAAAAGAAGGAGGCAACCACCACCGAACTCATGAGGGAGCTCAAGGTCCCGTATGATATTCTCCAGATGGCGTTAGGTTGGCTGGCCCGTGAGGACAGGATAAAGTTTGACAGGGTGGGGAAGTCTCTCAAGATCTCATTGAAGTAA
- the ilvN gene encoding acetolactate synthase small subunit: MKHTISVLVENKFGVLARIAGLFSGRGYNIDSLSVAETTDPTVSRMTIVSRGDDRVIEQITKQLNKLVDVIKVQDYAGENFLERELVLVKVHTTAQARPEVMQIVDVFRGKIVDVGHSYVTVELTGTEDKADALLGLLKPFGIRELVRTGKIAIARK, encoded by the coding sequence ATGAAGCACACCATCAGCGTGCTCGTGGAAAACAAATTCGGTGTCCTCGCGAGGATCGCCGGCCTGTTCAGCGGACGGGGTTATAATATCGACAGCCTCTCCGTCGCGGAGACGACCGATCCGACTGTCTCGCGGATGACGATCGTCTCACGCGGGGACGATCGCGTCATCGAGCAGATTACCAAGCAGCTCAACAAGCTCGTTGACGTGATCAAGGTACAGGACTACGCGGGCGAGAATTTCCTGGAGCGCGAACTCGTCCTCGTCAAGGTGCACACCACCGCACAGGCCCGCCCCGAGGTGATGCAGATCGTTGACGTCTTCCGCGGGAAAATCGTTGACGTCGGTCACTCCTATGTGACGGTGGAGCTCACCGGAACTGAAGACAAGGCCGACGCGCTGCTCGGCCTGCTCAAACCGTTCGGCATCAGGGAGCTCGTCAGGACGGGCAAGATTGCAATTGCGAGAAAATAA
- the ilvC gene encoding ketol-acid reductoisomerase codes for MLKIYYDKDANMRILKGKTIAVLGYGSQGHAQAQNLRDSGVTAIVSELEGTDNYRQAVKEGFKPVPASEAAKRADIIHFLLPDEVQATVYAKDVKPSLKEGMALAFSHGFNIHFGRIVPPKDVDVYMVAPKGPGHLVRRVFTEGKGVPCLLAIYQDATGKAKQIALAHARGIGGTRAGVIETTFAEETETDLFGEQCVLCGGLTELIRAGFDTLVEAGYQPEIAYFECLHEMKLIVDLMYENGIQNMRYSISDTAEYGDVTRGTRIITAETRAEMKRILEEIRSGRFAREWILENMAGRPVYKALVRQGKEHLIEKVGAKLRGMMAWIGKKG; via the coding sequence ATGCTCAAGATTTACTACGACAAGGATGCGAACATGCGTATCCTGAAAGGCAAGACGATCGCGGTCCTCGGCTACGGCAGCCAGGGGCACGCGCAGGCGCAGAATCTGCGCGACAGCGGCGTCACGGCAATCGTTTCTGAACTGGAGGGAACGGATAACTACCGGCAGGCGGTGAAGGAGGGCTTCAAGCCCGTTCCCGCGTCCGAGGCCGCAAAGAGAGCGGACATCATCCACTTTCTTCTGCCCGACGAGGTCCAGGCGACCGTCTACGCAAAGGATGTCAAGCCCTCACTGAAGGAGGGGATGGCGCTCGCCTTCTCCCACGGTTTCAATATCCACTTCGGCCGGATCGTCCCGCCCAAGGACGTGGATGTCTACATGGTCGCCCCGAAGGGGCCAGGGCACCTTGTCCGGCGCGTCTTCACGGAGGGGAAGGGAGTCCCCTGCTTGCTCGCCATCTATCAGGACGCGACCGGAAAGGCAAAGCAGATCGCCCTTGCCCACGCCCGCGGGATCGGGGGGACGAGGGCGGGCGTCATTGAGACGACCTTCGCAGAGGAGACGGAAACAGACCTCTTCGGAGAGCAGTGCGTCCTCTGCGGAGGGCTCACCGAACTCATCCGCGCCGGCTTCGACACGCTGGTGGAGGCCGGGTACCAGCCGGAGATCGCCTACTTCGAGTGCCTGCACGAGATGAAGCTCATCGTGGACCTCATGTACGAGAACGGCATCCAGAACATGCGCTACTCCATCAGTGACACCGCCGAGTACGGCGATGTCACGCGCGGCACAAGGATCATCACGGCCGAGACCCGCGCCGAGATGAAGCGCATACTGGAGGAGATACGGAGCGGCCGGTTCGCCCGCGAGTGGATACTGGAGAACATGGCAGGGCGGCCGGTGTACAAGGCGCTCGTGAGGCAGGGGAAGGAACACCTGATAGAAAAGGTCGGGGCCAAGCTGCGCGGGATGATGGCGTGGATAGGGAAGAAAGGGTGA
- the ilvD gene encoding dihydroxy-acid dehydratase, with translation MKHEAITKGIERMPHRALLFATGIGREDMSKPFIGVATSWNDLIPGHVHMRTLERFIERGIFAAGGVAFFFGIPGVCDGIAMGHEGMRYSLPLRELIADSIETVARAHALDGLVLLTNCDKITPGMLMGLMRLDLPGIVVTAGPMLVGHYRGRKLSLAKDTFEAIGRFKAGEIDEQEFRELEIRACPGPGSCQGLYTANTMACVTEAMGLSLPGCATAPAVESEKLRIAQASGSRIVELVRQGITARAIATRAAFSNAIRADMALGGSTNSVLHIPAIAYEAGIELPLETFDHVSKDTPHIASLQPGGDWCMEDLHRAGGIPAILSVLKEKLEDAATVSGKSILRIATEGVVYDQAVIKPLKEAYSPEGGIAILKGNLAPEGAVVKQSAVKPEMRQFKGRAAVFDCEEAAMKAVMEKCIPRGTVIVVRYEGPKGGPGMREMLLLTAATVGIGLADHVFIVTDGRFSGGTKGPCIGHISPEAMEGGPIAAVRDGDEIEINMPQRTLTVALSERELAARLKAWKPPEPKVKSGYLVRYARSVTSAATGAICK, from the coding sequence ATGAAACATGAGGCGATCACCAAGGGGATCGAGCGAATGCCCCACCGCGCCCTCCTGTTCGCGACAGGGATCGGGCGCGAAGATATGTCAAAACCGTTTATCGGCGTGGCCACGTCCTGGAACGATCTCATCCCGGGCCACGTGCACATGCGCACACTGGAGCGATTCATCGAGCGTGGCATCTTCGCCGCGGGGGGCGTCGCGTTCTTTTTCGGCATCCCTGGCGTCTGCGACGGGATCGCCATGGGGCACGAGGGGATGAGATACTCGCTGCCGCTGCGCGAGCTCATCGCCGACTCCATTGAGACGGTCGCCCGGGCGCACGCACTCGACGGCCTCGTCCTCCTCACGAACTGCGATAAGATCACGCCGGGGATGCTCATGGGGCTCATGCGCCTCGACCTCCCCGGTATCGTGGTCACCGCCGGGCCGATGCTCGTGGGTCACTACAGGGGGAGGAAGCTCTCCCTCGCCAAGGACACCTTCGAAGCGATCGGCCGCTTCAAAGCGGGAGAGATCGATGAGCAGGAATTCCGGGAGCTTGAGATCAGGGCTTGCCCTGGGCCCGGTTCCTGCCAGGGCCTCTACACCGCGAACACCATGGCGTGCGTGACGGAGGCGATGGGACTTTCATTGCCGGGCTGCGCGACGGCGCCGGCGGTTGAATCGGAGAAGCTCCGCATCGCTCAGGCGAGCGGGAGCAGGATCGTGGAGCTGGTGCGGCAGGGGATCACCGCGCGGGCGATCGCCACACGCGCCGCGTTCTCCAATGCCATCCGCGCCGATATGGCGCTCGGCGGTTCGACGAACAGTGTCCTCCACATACCGGCAATCGCGTACGAGGCCGGGATCGAGCTCCCTCTGGAAACATTCGACCATGTGTCAAAAGACACACCGCACATCGCGAGCCTCCAGCCTGGGGGCGATTGGTGCATGGAAGATCTCCATCGCGCGGGCGGCATTCCCGCGATCCTCTCGGTGCTCAAAGAGAAGCTTGAGGATGCGGCAACCGTGAGCGGGAAGAGCATCCTCCGGATTGCCACAGAGGGCGTTGTGTACGACCAGGCGGTGATCAAGCCACTGAAGGAAGCGTACAGCCCCGAGGGAGGCATCGCGATCCTGAAGGGAAATCTGGCCCCCGAGGGAGCCGTCGTCAAGCAGAGCGCGGTCAAACCAGAGATGAGGCAGTTCAAGGGGCGGGCCGCGGTATTCGACTGCGAGGAGGCGGCCATGAAGGCCGTGATGGAAAAATGCATCCCCCGCGGCACGGTGATCGTCGTCCGCTACGAGGGCCCCAAGGGAGGACCGGGGATGAGGGAGATGCTCTTGCTCACCGCGGCGACCGTGGGGATCGGGCTCGCCGACCATGTCTTCATCGTCACCGACGGCCGCTTCTCCGGCGGGACAAAGGGGCCCTGCATCGGCCACATCTCACCCGAGGCGATGGAGGGCGGTCCGATCGCAGCCGTCAGGGATGGGGATGAAATAGAGATCAACATGCCGCAGCGCACACTCACCGTTGCCCTGAGCGAGCGCGAGCTCGCCGCTCGCCTGAAGGCATGGAAGCCGCCGGAGCCGAAGGTCAAAAGCGGATACCTCGTGCGCTACGCCCGCTCGGTCACCTCGGCTGCCACGGGAGCCATATGCAAGTAG
- a CDS encoding aconitate hydratase produces the protein MGRSLTDKIIAGHLARGMPVAGAEIALRIDQTLTQDATGTLAFLQFEAMGVSKTRAGLSVSYVDHNTLQAGPQNADDHRYLERAAARYGVYFSRPGNGICHQVHLERFAVPGSTLLGSDSHTPTCGGIGMLAIGAGGLDVAAAMAGEPFYLSMPEIILVRLSGRLRPWVSAKDIILELLRRFGVTWGRGKILEYGGPALTSLTVPERATIANMGTELGLTSSVFPSDRQAKIFLEAQRRPRHWRELLADRGAVYAQTVDLNLDAIEPLAAAPHSPDNIKRVSELEGVRVEQVCLGSCTNSSLRDMLEAAAMLEGRTIPPGVSLTISPGSLQVLRMMVEGGALDAILSAGARLLENACGPCIGMGQAPPSGGVSLRTFNRNFMGRSGTPDAGVYLCSTAVAVASALAGEIADPRKMGRPPVIRLPRRFLVDDSMIIPPPRNRRGVRVVKGPNIRPLPRFPKLADRIEGEVLLVCGDNVSTDDIMPAGAKLLPLRSNIPALAEHAFERRDPSFARRAMSAGTGFIAAGSNYGQGSSREHAALVPRYLGVAAVIARSFARIHQANLVNFGIVPLVLERADDLRKLAQGERLRVHGLRAAVRSGERVVIHHVSRRRQVPARLELSSRGRRILLAGGLLNLIKQQKGSSR, from the coding sequence ATGGGCAGATCCCTGACCGACAAGATCATCGCGGGACATCTCGCGCGCGGGATGCCTGTCGCCGGTGCGGAGATTGCGCTGCGCATTGACCAGACGCTCACGCAGGACGCGACGGGGACGCTCGCGTTCCTCCAGTTTGAGGCGATGGGTGTCAGCAAGACGAGGGCCGGCCTGTCGGTGAGCTACGTTGACCACAACACGCTCCAGGCGGGACCGCAGAACGCCGATGATCACCGCTATCTGGAGCGCGCGGCGGCCCGTTACGGGGTATATTTCTCCCGCCCGGGGAACGGGATATGCCATCAGGTGCACCTGGAGCGGTTCGCGGTCCCGGGGAGCACGCTCCTCGGCTCGGACAGCCACACCCCTACGTGCGGCGGAATCGGCATGCTTGCAATCGGCGCGGGAGGGCTGGATGTCGCGGCAGCCATGGCAGGCGAGCCGTTCTACCTGAGCATGCCCGAGATCATTCTCGTGAGGTTGAGCGGGAGACTGCGGCCATGGGTTTCAGCGAAGGATATCATCCTCGAGCTCTTGAGGCGTTTCGGCGTGACGTGGGGGAGGGGCAAGATACTCGAGTACGGCGGTCCGGCGCTCACGTCGCTCACCGTCCCCGAGAGGGCGACGATCGCCAACATGGGGACGGAGCTCGGCCTGACCTCTTCAGTATTCCCCTCAGACCGCCAGGCGAAAATATTCCTCGAAGCGCAGCGGCGCCCCAGGCACTGGCGCGAGCTCCTCGCTGACCGCGGAGCGGTATATGCGCAGACGGTCGATCTCAACCTTGACGCGATCGAGCCGCTCGCGGCTGCTCCCCACAGCCCCGACAATATCAAGCGGGTGAGCGAGCTCGAGGGAGTGAGGGTCGAACAGGTGTGCCTCGGCAGTTGCACCAACTCTTCGTTGCGAGATATGCTCGAGGCGGCAGCGATGCTTGAGGGGCGCACAATCCCTCCAGGGGTGAGCCTCACCATATCGCCAGGCTCTCTGCAGGTGCTCAGGATGATGGTTGAGGGCGGCGCGCTCGATGCGATCCTCTCAGCGGGGGCCAGGCTCCTTGAGAACGCGTGTGGCCCGTGCATCGGCATGGGTCAGGCTCCTCCCTCCGGCGGAGTTTCGCTCAGGACGTTCAACCGAAATTTCATGGGGCGCTCGGGCACGCCTGATGCCGGGGTGTATCTCTGCAGCACTGCGGTGGCGGTTGCGTCTGCGCTCGCGGGCGAGATTGCCGACCCACGAAAAATGGGCAGGCCGCCGGTCATACGGTTGCCCCGGCGTTTCCTCGTTGACGACAGTATGATTATCCCCCCGCCGCGAAACAGGAGAGGGGTGCGCGTAGTCAAGGGCCCAAATATCAGGCCGCTCCCGCGCTTCCCGAAACTCGCCGATCGGATCGAGGGTGAAGTACTGCTCGTGTGCGGAGACAACGTGAGCACGGACGATATCATGCCTGCCGGCGCGAAGCTCCTCCCGCTCCGGTCGAATATTCCTGCGCTGGCCGAGCACGCATTTGAGCGGCGTGATCCCTCGTTCGCGCGGCGCGCCATGAGCGCGGGGACGGGTTTCATAGCGGCGGGGAGCAACTACGGCCAGGGGTCAAGCCGCGAACACGCCGCGCTGGTGCCCAGATACCTCGGAGTCGCCGCGGTAATCGCGCGCTCGTTCGCGAGGATCCATCAGGCAAACCTTGTCAATTTCGGCATCGTGCCGCTCGTCTTGGAGCGCGCGGATGATCTCCGCAAGCTCGCGCAGGGGGAACGGCTGAGGGTGCACGGGCTGCGGGCTGCGGTAAGGTCGGGGGAGCGGGTGGTCATTCACCATGTGAGCCGGCGCAGGCAGGTGCCTGCACGCCTGGAGCTCAGCAGCCGCGGGAGGCGGATCCTCCTCGCGGGTGGGCTGCTGAATCTGATCAAACAACAAAAGGGTTCAAGTCGTTGA
- the ilvB gene encoding biosynthetic-type acetolactate synthase large subunit, which translates to MKGCEIVVQALLKENVQVMFGYPGGAIMDVFDALYEAPICFILTRHEQAAAHAADGYARATGKVGVCIATSGPGATNLVTGIATAYMDSVPLVALTGQVSTQMIGNDAFQEADIVGITRPITKHNFLVSNVDDLPRILKEAFLIASTGRPGPVLIDLPKDIQKAETAQTYPESVEIRGYKPTYKGHPQQIKRAAAEIAKAKKPIIYAGGGVISSGAAKELKELAVKAEIPVTTTLLGLGAFPETHELSLGMLGMHGTVYANYAMAEADLVIAVGARFDDRVTGKLSAFASHAHIIHIDIDPASIHKNVTVDVPIIGDVKAVLKELNKLIRKCDSTEWLSTIKGWKVKHPLTYDMKIGTLKPQFVIEKMRELTKGEAIVATDVGQHQMWSGQYCRVTKPRTFISSGGLGTMGYGFPAGIGAQAGLPKELVVVISGDGGFQMNIQELTTAVNYDLPVKVLILNNQYLGMVRQWQQFFYKGRYASTCLARNVHCPKICDGTAGKCPPYVPDFVKVAEAYGAMGLRVEREKEVVPALKKAFQTKKPVVIEFVVAPEENVFPMVPAGASVKEMIKGMELV; encoded by the coding sequence ATGAAGGGGTGCGAGATCGTCGTCCAGGCGTTGCTCAAGGAGAATGTCCAGGTGATGTTCGGCTACCCTGGCGGAGCCATCATGGACGTCTTTGACGCGCTGTACGAGGCGCCCATCTGCTTCATCCTCACCCGCCATGAGCAGGCGGCGGCCCACGCTGCCGACGGCTACGCACGCGCCACGGGGAAGGTCGGCGTCTGCATCGCCACCTCCGGCCCAGGCGCCACCAATCTGGTCACGGGGATTGCCACCGCGTATATGGATTCAGTCCCCCTCGTCGCCCTCACCGGGCAGGTCTCCACGCAGATGATCGGCAACGACGCCTTCCAGGAGGCGGACATTGTCGGAATCACGCGGCCAATCACCAAGCATAACTTTCTCGTCAGCAATGTTGACGACCTCCCCCGAATCCTGAAGGAAGCGTTCCTGATCGCCTCCACGGGCAGGCCGGGGCCTGTCCTGATCGATCTTCCCAAGGATATCCAGAAGGCCGAGACGGCGCAGACCTATCCGGAGAGCGTCGAGATCAGGGGGTACAAGCCGACTTACAAGGGGCATCCCCAGCAGATCAAGCGCGCCGCCGCGGAAATCGCAAAGGCGAAAAAGCCGATCATCTATGCCGGCGGCGGCGTGATCAGTTCCGGCGCGGCGAAAGAACTCAAGGAGCTCGCCGTCAAGGCAGAGATACCGGTGACCACCACACTGCTGGGGCTGGGGGCGTTCCCAGAAACGCACGAGCTCTCGCTCGGGATGCTCGGGATGCACGGCACGGTCTACGCAAACTACGCCATGGCGGAGGCCGACCTCGTCATCGCCGTGGGCGCTCGCTTTGACGACCGCGTGACCGGCAAGCTCTCCGCATTCGCGTCACACGCACACATCATCCATATTGACATAGACCCCGCCTCCATTCACAAGAACGTCACGGTGGATGTCCCCATCATCGGGGACGTGAAGGCCGTGCTGAAGGAGCTCAACAAGCTCATCAGGAAATGTGATTCCACCGAGTGGCTGAGCACGATCAAAGGCTGGAAGGTGAAGCACCCGCTCACCTACGACATGAAGATCGGAACGTTGAAGCCCCAATTCGTGATAGAAAAGATGCGGGAGCTCACGAAAGGGGAGGCGATTGTCGCCACCGACGTCGGCCAGCACCAGATGTGGTCGGGGCAGTACTGCAGGGTGACAAAACCGCGGACGTTCATCTCATCCGGGGGCCTCGGGACGATGGGATACGGCTTCCCCGCGGGCATCGGCGCTCAGGCCGGCTTGCCCAAAGAGCTCGTCGTGGTCATATCCGGCGATGGGGGCTTCCAGATGAACATACAGGAGCTGACGACCGCGGTGAACTACGACCTGCCGGTCAAGGTGCTCATCCTCAACAACCAGTACCTCGGCATGGTGAGGCAGTGGCAGCAGTTCTTCTACAAGGGCCGCTACGCATCGACCTGCCTCGCGCGCAATGTCCACTGCCCGAAGATCTGTGACGGCACGGCGGGAAAATGCCCTCCCTACGTTCCTGACTTCGTGAAGGTGGCCGAGGCCTACGGCGCCATGGGACTGAGGGTTGAAAGGGAGAAGGAGGTCGTGCCCGCGCTGAAGAAGGCGTTCCAGACGAAGAAGCCGGTGGTGATAGAGTTCGTGGTCGCCCCGGAGGAAAACGTTTTCCCCATGGTGCCCGCCGGTGCCTCGGTGAAAGAGATGATCAAGGGAATGGAACTAGTGTAA
- a CDS encoding prepilin peptidase: protein MTILLGFFIFILGAIAGSFLNVCIHRLPREESIVSPPSHCPHCKTPIKPYDNVPIVSYLVLGGRCRSCGSRISPRYLVVELLTAGCFLALSLMFAHAFPLMVIALIFVCSLIIVFFVDLEHQIIPDEISLGGIAFGIVASIAYPQLHTTTSHGLALIRSLEGLVTGGALFWLIRIIGGRVFRKEALGFGDVKLMAAIGALLGPSLILLTTFLAALIGSVIGLSLIAIGRAELGSRLPFGPFICLGAVTSFLYGNQLIAWYLTLLR from the coding sequence ATGACTATTCTCCTGGGATTCTTCATCTTCATCCTCGGCGCCATCGCCGGCAGCTTCCTGAACGTGTGCATCCACAGGCTGCCCCGCGAGGAGTCAATCGTCTCTCCGCCATCCCATTGCCCCCACTGCAAGACCCCGATAAAGCCGTACGATAACGTCCCCATCGTCAGCTACCTTGTCCTCGGGGGCCGCTGCCGCTCCTGCGGGAGCCGCATATCACCACGCTACCTTGTCGTTGAGCTTCTCACCGCCGGTTGTTTTCTCGCGCTCTCACTCATGTTCGCCCACGCATTTCCGCTGATGGTCATTGCTCTGATATTCGTGTGCAGCCTCATCATCGTGTTCTTTGTGGACCTTGAACATCAGATAATTCCCGACGAGATCAGTCTGGGGGGAATTGCCTTCGGCATCGTGGCGAGCATCGCCTACCCCCAGCTCCACACGACGACATCCCACGGACTTGCGCTCATACGATCTCTCGAAGGCCTCGTCACGGGTGGCGCGCTCTTCTGGCTCATCCGCATCATCGGAGGGAGGGTGTTTAGAAAAGAAGCCCTTGGCTTCGGTGACGTCAAGCTCATGGCCGCCATCGGAGCCCTCCTCGGGCCGTCCCTCATCCTCCTCACCACCTTCCTCGCCGCGCTCATCGGATCGGTCATCGGCCTTTCACTCATCGCCATCGGCAGGGCGGAGCTCGGCTCCCGCCTTCCGTTCGGCCCGTTCATCTGCCTGGGGGCCGTTACTTCCTTCCTCTACGGCAACCAGCTCATCGCCTGGTACCTCACTCTGCTCCGGTAG
- a CDS encoding 2-isopropylmalate synthase: MSEKLIIFDTTLRDGEQSPGASLNEREKFEVAMQLARLKVDVIEAGFPIASPGDFAAVRQIAAGVRGPVIAGLARALPRDIERAAKALEKASRPRIHVFLATSSIHRRYKLKKAKSEILKLAASSVRKARRYVDDVEFSPEDASRTEPDFLAEVVGAVIDAGARTVNIPDTVGYATPEEFSRLIRFLKSCVPNISRAVISVHCHNDLGLGVANSLSAILSGARQVECTINGIGERAGNASLEEIVMTVKTRPDLYKTHTGIDTRRLWKTSRLVSRLTGIPVQPNKAIVGDNAFAHEAGIHQDGVLKKRATYEIITPESVGWKGTSMVMGKHSGSHAFRERLRQLGHELAPHELEKAFRRFKDLADKKKFIFDDDLEAIIEDEISAIPEEYRLDYISISSGNKTLPTATIRLVRDEKLLQDAACGDGPVDAAMKTIRRITGIKGMLADYALRAVTGGTDALGEVTVKVSSGPYTETGRGTSTDIIEASAKAYLNALNKILWRQGRKKRTKSPRF, from the coding sequence ATGTCCGAGAAACTGATCATCTTCGACACCACGCTCCGGGACGGCGAGCAGTCGCCGGGCGCGAGCCTGAACGAGCGTGAAAAATTTGAAGTCGCCATGCAGCTCGCGCGGCTCAAGGTGGATGTCATCGAGGCGGGCTTTCCCATCGCCTCGCCGGGCGATTTTGCCGCCGTGCGGCAGATCGCCGCCGGCGTGCGCGGCCCGGTCATCGCAGGCCTCGCGCGCGCGCTCCCCAGGGACATCGAGCGGGCCGCGAAGGCCCTCGAGAAGGCATCGAGGCCCCGCATCCACGTCTTCCTCGCGACCTCGAGCATCCACCGGCGCTACAAGTTGAAAAAGGCGAAGAGCGAGATCCTCAAGCTCGCCGCGAGCTCGGTACGGAAGGCGAGGAGATACGTGGACGACGTTGAGTTTTCGCCGGAGGACGCCTCGCGGACGGAACCGGACTTCCTCGCAGAGGTCGTGGGGGCGGTGATCGACGCGGGCGCCCGCACCGTCAATATCCCCGACACGGTCGGCTACGCGACCCCCGAGGAGTTCAGCAGGCTCATTCGCTTTCTGAAAAGCTGCGTCCCCAATATCTCAAGGGCGGTGATCAGCGTCCACTGCCACAACGATCTCGGCCTCGGCGTGGCCAATTCGCTGAGCGCCATACTCAGCGGGGCGCGCCAGGTGGAGTGCACCATCAACGGGATAGGGGAACGGGCCGGGAACGCCTCGCTCGAAGAGATCGTGATGACGGTAAAGACCCGCCCGGATCTCTACAAAACCCACACCGGCATAGACACCCGCCGGCTATGGAAAACGAGCCGCCTCGTGAGCCGCCTCACCGGGATTCCGGTTCAGCCAAACAAGGCGATCGTGGGTGATAACGCGTTCGCCCACGAGGCGGGGATACACCAGGACGGCGTACTCAAAAAGCGGGCCACGTACGAGATCATCACGCCGGAATCCGTGGGCTGGAAGGGGACCTCGATGGTCATGGGAAAGCACTCGGGGAGCCACGCCTTCCGGGAACGTCTGAGGCAGCTCGGGCATGAGCTCGCCCCTCACGAGCTTGAGAAGGCGTTCCGCAGGTTCAAGGATCTCGCTGACAAAAAGAAGTTCATCTTCGATGATGACCTGGAGGCGATCATCGAGGACGAGATATCGGCGATCCCGGAAGAGTACCGCCTCGACTACATCAGCATCTCGAGCGGCAACAAAACACTCCCCACGGCCACCATCAGGCTCGTGCGCGACGAGAAACTCCTCCAGGACGCCGCGTGCGGCGATGGGCCGGTTGACGCCGCAATGAAAACGATCAGGCGCATCACGGGGATCAAGGGCATGCTCGCGGATTACGCGCTACGCGCCGTCACTGGAGGCACCGATGCCCTCGGCGAGGTCACGGTGAAGGTGTCGAGCGGCCCCTATACCGAAACCGGGCGCGGCACGAGCACTGATATCATCGAGGCGAGCGCCAAGGCGTACCTCAACGCACTCAACAAGATCCTCTGGCGCCAGGGCCGGAAAAAAAGGACGAAGTCGCCTCGATTCTGA
- a CDS encoding four helix bundle protein, whose amino-acid sequence MRENKKSKRKRQNQKPKFKTEMNDRVYDLKKRTYLYALEIIRFLESLSKDYISQVIGKQLLRSATSVGANIIEAQAASSRKDFINFYNHALKSANESKFWRGLIKDSGKASPDMIAPFLNETNELANILAASILTMKGKKKF is encoded by the coding sequence TTGCGAGAAAATAAAAAGTCAAAACGCAAAAGGCAAAACCAAAAGCCAAAATTCAAAACAGAGATGAATGACAGGGTTTATGATCTTAAGAAGCGGACATACCTCTATGCGCTCGAAATAATCCGCTTTCTTGAAAGCCTGTCAAAAGATTATATTTCGCAGGTTATCGGAAAACAGCTTCTTCGGTCAGCAACATCCGTTGGAGCAAATATTATCGAGGCACAAGCCGCAAGCTCAAGAAAGGATTTTATCAATTTTTACAATCATGCCCTTAAGTCGGCGAATGAAAGCAAGTTCTGGCGCGGCCTTATCAAGGATTCCGGTAAGGCATCTCCTGATATGATAGCTCCTTTTCTCAATGAAACGAACGAATTGGCTAATATATTAGCAGCGAGCATATTAACGATGAAGGGCAAGAAGAAGTTTTGA